The following coding sequences are from one Kallotenue papyrolyticum window:
- a CDS encoding lysylphosphatidylglycerol synthase transmembrane domain-containing protein: protein MIATRNIGRNVALSAVLGALVFAALGLVTDVRQVGSQLAAFNWANLGLILGWTLFNYALRWLKWDYYLRKLGMGHGVSRVDSLLLFTAGMLMAVTPGKVGEVFKSYLLKRVNGTAISASAPIVMAERLTDGLGMLILMALGLNLYPPARPLFWLLLLVGAAGIGLLQYRPAALWLIARLERLPGLRRVGPAARAFYASSFALLSWRLLLVSTVLSVISWGGECVAFYYVLTGFGLPDSTELLLIATFVFAASTLFGLVSFLPGGLGTSEASSVALLVALLPAISLPAAGAATIMIRFCTLWFGVSLGVLAWLVFERRYRAPRDEAAELRMANET, encoded by the coding sequence GTGATCGCGACGCGCAACATCGGACGTAACGTTGCGCTCTCAGCCGTTCTGGGAGCGCTCGTTTTTGCAGCGCTGGGCCTCGTGACCGACGTGCGCCAGGTCGGCAGCCAGCTCGCCGCCTTCAACTGGGCCAACCTGGGGCTGATCCTGGGCTGGACGCTCTTCAACTACGCGCTGCGCTGGCTCAAATGGGATTACTACCTGCGCAAGCTGGGTATGGGCCATGGCGTCAGCCGCGTCGATAGCCTGCTGCTCTTTACTGCCGGCATGCTCATGGCGGTCACGCCTGGCAAAGTCGGCGAGGTTTTCAAGTCCTATCTGCTCAAGCGCGTCAACGGCACAGCCATCAGCGCCTCGGCGCCGATCGTGATGGCCGAGCGCCTCACCGACGGCTTGGGCATGCTGATCCTGATGGCGCTGGGGCTGAACCTATACCCGCCGGCCCGCCCACTGTTCTGGCTGCTGCTGCTGGTCGGTGCGGCAGGCATCGGCCTGTTGCAATACCGACCGGCGGCGCTCTGGCTGATCGCGCGGCTGGAACGGTTGCCCGGTCTGCGCCGCGTCGGACCGGCGGCGCGCGCCTTTTATGCATCGAGCTTTGCGCTGCTCTCGTGGCGCTTGCTACTGGTCTCCACCGTGCTGAGCGTGATCTCCTGGGGCGGCGAGTGTGTCGCCTTCTACTACGTACTGACCGGCTTCGGCCTGCCCGACAGCACTGAGCTGCTGTTGATCGCCACCTTTGTCTTCGCGGCCTCGACGCTCTTTGGGCTGGTCTCCTTCCTGCCGGGAGGGCTGGGCACCTCGGAGGCGTCGAGCGTAGCGCTGCTGGTGGCGCTGCTGCCGGCGATCAGCCTACCGGCGGCGGGCGCCGCGACGATCATGATCCGCTTCTGCACGCTCTGGTTCGGCGTATCGCTGGGCGTGCTGGCCTGGCTTGTCTTCGAGCGGCGTTATCGTGCTCCGCGCGATGAGGCGGCTGAGCTGCGTATGGCGAACGAAACATAG
- a CDS encoding glycosyltransferase family 2 protein: protein MSHYAAPRVAVVVVSYNTRDLLRQCLQSVTTAELPTQVVVVDNASRDGSAEMVRREFPHVDLIVNRENRGFAAATNQGLRHALTPRTPLWSLADATDAAAEAEQPCYLLLLNPDACLRAGALQAMVEFMDAHPRVGCVGARLLYPDGRPQPAAWRFPTLWMTLFDLFPPRGPLLGRLYFSPLNGRYREEGGREPFPIDHPLGAAMLIRRTTLEEVGLFDEGYWMYAEEVDWCYRCRQAGWAIWQVPQAEVIHVAGASARQFRAQSFEALHRSRMRFFRKHYGERAWRRHARVIRAGMLWSTLATWTGWLRRRRASDEIRARLWSYGRVLRLTYEA, encoded by the coding sequence ATGAGCCATTATGCAGCACCACGGGTTGCGGTTGTGGTCGTCTCCTACAACACCCGCGACCTGTTGCGTCAGTGTTTACAATCGGTCACGACGGCGGAGCTGCCTACGCAGGTCGTGGTCGTAGATAATGCCTCGCGCGACGGCAGTGCCGAGATGGTGCGGCGCGAGTTTCCGCACGTCGATCTGATCGTCAATCGCGAGAACCGCGGCTTCGCGGCCGCCACCAACCAAGGGCTGCGCCATGCGCTCACGCCGCGTACGCCCCTGTGGAGCCTGGCAGACGCTACCGATGCCGCGGCCGAGGCGGAACAGCCCTGTTATCTGCTGTTGCTCAACCCGGATGCCTGCCTGCGCGCCGGCGCGTTACAGGCAATGGTCGAGTTCATGGATGCCCATCCGCGGGTTGGGTGCGTCGGCGCGCGGCTGCTCTATCCCGACGGGCGGCCACAACCTGCCGCCTGGCGCTTTCCCACGCTGTGGATGACGCTGTTCGATCTGTTTCCGCCGCGCGGCCCGCTCCTGGGGCGCCTCTACTTCTCGCCGCTCAACGGACGCTACCGCGAGGAGGGTGGACGCGAGCCCTTCCCGATCGACCATCCGCTTGGCGCGGCGATGCTGATCCGTCGCACCACGCTGGAGGAGGTCGGGCTGTTCGACGAGGGCTACTGGATGTATGCCGAGGAAGTGGACTGGTGCTACCGCTGCCGGCAGGCCGGCTGGGCGATCTGGCAGGTACCGCAGGCCGAAGTGATCCACGTCGCCGGCGCCAGCGCGCGTCAATTCCGGGCCCAGAGCTTTGAGGCGCTCCACCGTAGCCGCATGCGCTTCTTCCGCAAACACTACGGCGAGCGCGCCTGGCGCCGGCATGCGCGCGTGATCCGCGCCGGCATGCTGTGGAGTACGCTCGCCACCTGGACGGGCTGGCTGCGCCGCCGGCGCGCATCCGACGAGATCCGGGCGCGCTTGTGGAGCTACGGCCGCGTCCTGCGCCTGACCTACGAAGCGTGA
- a CDS encoding HD domain-containing protein — protein sequence MASWSAAERLDQQLRFIVELDRLKQVLRMMPLISDQRRENSAEHSWHLAVMALILAEYAPSEADLPRAVQMVLIHDLVEIDAGDTFCYDAQGNLDKAAREQRAAERLFGLLPPEQGAALRGLWEEFEAGATPTARFAVALDRLQPLLLNIHNRGGSWRAHRITRAQVLQRMQPIQHGLPALWPRVLELIAQACARGDVLDQPDSTG from the coding sequence GTGGCAAGCTGGAGCGCTGCGGAGCGGCTGGATCAACAACTCCGCTTCATCGTCGAACTGGATCGCCTTAAGCAGGTGTTGCGCATGATGCCGCTGATCAGCGATCAGCGGCGGGAGAACAGCGCCGAACATTCCTGGCATCTGGCAGTCATGGCCCTGATACTGGCCGAGTACGCACCGTCCGAGGCGGATCTGCCGCGCGCGGTGCAGATGGTGCTGATCCACGACCTGGTTGAGATCGATGCCGGCGATACCTTTTGCTACGACGCGCAGGGCAATCTGGACAAGGCCGCGCGCGAGCAGCGTGCCGCCGAGCGCCTGTTCGGGCTGCTGCCGCCGGAGCAGGGCGCGGCGCTGCGCGGTTTGTGGGAAGAGTTCGAAGCGGGCGCGACGCCAACGGCGCGCTTTGCTGTGGCTTTGGATCGCCTACAGCCGCTGTTGCTCAACATCCACAATCGGGGCGGGTCCTGGCGGGCGCACCGCATCACACGCGCGCAGGTGCTGCAGCGCATGCAGCCGATCCAGCACGGACTGCCGGCGCTGTGGCCGCGCGTCCTGGAGCTGATCGCGCAGGCCTGCGCCCGCGGCGACGTGCTCGATCAGCCGGACTCGACCGGCTAA
- a CDS encoding sigma-70 family RNA polymerase sigma factor codes for MTYDEAQLISESQRGDVQAFNLLVERYQTRVYNLAYRMLGDADLAADVAQDTFLSAYRNIRRYRGGVFAAWLLRIATNACYDVLRARQRRPTTSINALLEDEERAPRQFEDPGEAPDERSLRNELADEIQRALGMLDADQRLAIILSDIQGYSYDEISAVTGWPLGTVKSRLSRGRAHLRAILRQGELLPARFRQEDRT; via the coding sequence ATGACATATGATGAGGCACAACTGATCAGCGAGAGCCAGCGCGGCGACGTGCAGGCCTTCAATCTGCTTGTCGAGCGCTACCAGACGCGCGTCTATAACCTGGCCTACCGCATGCTGGGCGATGCCGATCTGGCCGCCGATGTAGCGCAGGACACCTTTCTGTCGGCCTACCGCAACATTCGCCGCTACCGCGGCGGCGTCTTCGCGGCCTGGCTGCTGCGCATCGCCACCAACGCCTGCTACGATGTGCTGCGCGCGCGGCAGCGGCGGCCTACCACTTCGATCAATGCGCTGCTGGAGGACGAAGAGCGCGCGCCGCGCCAGTTCGAGGATCCCGGCGAGGCGCCCGATGAACGCTCGCTGCGCAACGAGCTAGCCGACGAGATTCAACGCGCGCTGGGCATGCTGGACGCCGACCAACGGCTGGCGATCATCCTGAGCGACATCCAGGGCTATAGCTACGACGAGATCAGCGCCGTGACCGGCTGGCCGCTGGGCACGGTCAAGTCGCGTCTGAGCCGTGGCCGGGCGCACCTGCGTGCGATTCTGCGGCAGGGGGAACTCCTGCCGGCGCGATTCCGTCAAGAAGATCGAACCTGA
- a CDS encoding glycosyltransferase family 2 protein, whose amino-acid sequence MAELDVIILNYNRADLLRPCLQSVLNSVVSHTLRVWVVDNASTDGSAELVAREFPAVQLIRNPVNNGFAAGNNLALRAILAQAATTATTTPASRYVMLLNNDTVVEPDALQLLIDYLEAHPAVGAVGPKLLLLDGSLDLACRRSFPSPAVSFYRMTGLSRLFPHSPRFGRYNLTFLDPDLETEVDALVGAAMVVRLEVVREVGLLDESFFMYGEDLDWCFRIKAFGWRIVYYPRAVIHHHKRAASTRRALPSIRAFYDAMRIFHRKHYARQTSAPLNWLIEVGITLKEWWALTSNLVRPPARRQVG is encoded by the coding sequence ATGGCCGAGCTCGATGTTATCATTCTGAATTACAATCGCGCCGATCTGCTCCGTCCATGCTTGCAGTCGGTGCTGAACAGCGTGGTCAGCCATACGCTACGGGTCTGGGTGGTGGACAACGCTTCGACCGATGGCAGTGCCGAGCTGGTGGCACGCGAGTTTCCGGCTGTGCAGCTGATCCGCAACCCGGTCAACAACGGCTTTGCCGCCGGCAATAACCTGGCGCTGCGCGCGATCCTGGCGCAGGCAGCTACCACCGCGACCACCACGCCGGCGTCGCGTTATGTCATGCTGCTCAACAACGACACAGTGGTTGAGCCCGATGCGCTGCAACTGCTGATCGACTACCTGGAAGCGCACCCGGCGGTTGGCGCGGTCGGGCCCAAGCTGCTGCTGCTGGATGGCTCGCTCGATCTAGCCTGCCGACGCTCGTTTCCTTCGCCGGCGGTCTCGTTCTACCGCATGACGGGCCTGAGCCGGCTGTTTCCGCACTCGCCGCGCTTTGGCCGCTACAACCTTACCTTTCTCGACCCCGACCTGGAAACCGAGGTCGATGCGCTGGTCGGGGCGGCGATGGTCGTGCGCCTGGAGGTTGTGCGCGAGGTCGGGCTGTTGGATGAGTCCTTCTTCATGTACGGCGAGGATCTGGATTGGTGCTTCCGGATCAAAGCCTTTGGCTGGCGCATCGTGTACTATCCACGCGCCGTGATCCATCACCACAAGCGCGCCGCCTCGACACGGCGCGCCCTCCCGTCGATCCGCGCCTTTTACGACGCGATGCGTATTTTCCATCGCAAGCACTACGCGCGCCAGACCAGCGCGCCGCTCAACTGGCTGATTGAAGTGGGGATCACGCTCAAAGAGTGGTGGGCCCTGACCAGCAACCTGGTGCGTCCGCCTGCGCGGCGGCAGGTGGGGTGA
- the rpsO gene encoding 30S ribosomal protein S15 — MALEKETRSQIINDYRIHDSDTGSSEVQIALMTERINQLIEHLRVHKHDHHSRRGLLKLVGRRRRLLAYLQRTDRERYQQLIQRLGLRR; from the coding sequence ATGGCGCTGGAAAAGGAAACGCGCAGCCAGATCATCAACGACTATCGCATTCATGACAGCGATACCGGCTCGTCGGAGGTGCAGATCGCGCTGATGACCGAGCGCATCAACCAGTTGATCGAGCACCTGCGCGTCCACAAGCACGATCACCACAGCCGCCGCGGCCTGCTCAAGCTGGTCGGCCGTCGGCGCCGCCTGCTGGCCTACCTGCAGCGCACCGACCGGGAGCGCTATCAGCAACTGATTCAGCGGCTGGGTCTGCGTCGGTAG
- the pnp gene encoding polyribonucleotide nucleotidyltransferase encodes MTQVDTAEQNVVRVSTEISGRTLTLETGRMAQLANGAVLARYGDTVLLATVVASEEPREGIDFFPLTVDYEERMYSAGKIPGSFFKREGRPTETAILTARLTDRPLRPLFPKGFFNDVQVIITTLATDRVNDPGPLAIVAASAALHISDIPFNGPVGAVLVGHINDAFVINPEMPRMNASRLDLVVAGTREAVLMVEAGAHELTEDEMLQAVIEGHAMCKQLCDLQDELRALAGKPKRPFTPPQPDTSLEEAITAWMGERLRAAINNPDKQARQEATAQLKNEVLAHFTQDVPEEERAAREKAVAKTFEALLKEEVRSAILERDLRVDGRGLKDIRPVSVEVGVLPQVHGSGLFTRGQTQVLTVVTLGAPGEEQRLDDLGLETTKRYIHHYNFPPFSTGEVRPLRGPRRRDIGHGHLAERALYAVLPDETEFPYTMRLVSEVLSSNGSSSMASVCGSSLALMDAGVPITKPVAGVAMGLITGKEPGQFKVLTDIQGIEDALGDMDFKVAGTADGVTALQMDIKTTGITYEIMRQAFQQAREGRLQILEKMNAVISAPRPKLAPTAPRIITLQINPEKIGIVIGPGGKTIRSIIEESGAQIDIQDDGTVFITTPDERGAEIAQRRIEDLTREIKEGEIFVGKVVSIKPFGAFVNLVPGRDGMLHVSEIAEGRVTNVEDVLKVGDEVRVKVIDIDPGTGKVSLSRRAVLTGETPEERKAAGAAPRSRERGPERGGERGGFRGGDRERGGSDRERRGPLGPRNPRRG; translated from the coding sequence ATGACACAGGTAGACACTGCTGAACAAAACGTGGTGCGCGTCAGCACCGAGATTTCGGGACGCACCCTGACGCTAGAAACAGGCCGTATGGCGCAACTGGCCAACGGCGCGGTTCTGGCGCGCTACGGCGACACCGTACTGCTGGCGACGGTGGTTGCGTCGGAAGAGCCGCGCGAGGGCATCGATTTCTTTCCACTGACGGTCGATTACGAAGAGCGCATGTACTCGGCGGGCAAGATCCCCGGCTCATTCTTCAAGCGCGAGGGACGGCCCACCGAAACCGCGATCCTCACGGCGCGTCTGACCGATCGTCCGCTGCGACCCCTGTTTCCCAAGGGCTTCTTCAATGACGTGCAGGTGATCATCACCACCCTGGCAACCGACCGCGTCAATGATCCTGGGCCCTTGGCGATCGTGGCGGCCTCGGCGGCGCTACACATCTCGGACATCCCCTTCAACGGGCCGGTCGGCGCGGTGCTGGTCGGGCATATCAACGACGCGTTCGTGATCAACCCCGAGATGCCGCGCATGAACGCCAGCCGGCTAGACCTGGTGGTAGCCGGCACGCGCGAGGCGGTGCTGATGGTTGAGGCCGGCGCGCACGAGCTGACCGAGGACGAGATGCTGCAAGCGGTGATCGAGGGCCATGCCATGTGCAAGCAACTCTGCGATTTGCAGGATGAGTTGCGCGCGCTGGCGGGCAAGCCCAAGCGCCCCTTCACACCGCCACAGCCCGACACCTCGCTGGAGGAAGCGATCACCGCCTGGATGGGCGAGCGCCTGCGTGCGGCGATCAACAACCCCGACAAGCAAGCACGCCAGGAGGCAACCGCCCAGCTCAAGAACGAGGTTCTGGCGCACTTCACCCAGGATGTGCCCGAGGAAGAGCGCGCCGCGCGCGAAAAAGCTGTAGCCAAGACCTTCGAGGCACTGCTCAAGGAAGAGGTGCGCTCGGCGATTCTGGAGCGCGACCTGCGTGTGGACGGCCGTGGGCTCAAAGATATCCGCCCGGTCTCGGTCGAGGTTGGCGTCCTGCCGCAGGTGCATGGCTCCGGCCTGTTCACGCGCGGCCAGACGCAGGTGCTGACCGTAGTGACATTGGGTGCGCCCGGTGAGGAGCAACGCCTGGATGATCTGGGCCTGGAAACCACCAAGCGCTACATCCACCACTACAACTTCCCGCCCTTCTCGACCGGCGAGGTGCGTCCGCTGCGCGGCCCGCGTCGTCGCGACATCGGGCATGGCCATCTGGCGGAACGGGCGCTCTACGCCGTGCTGCCAGATGAGACCGAATTCCCCTACACCATGCGTTTGGTGTCGGAGGTGCTGTCCTCCAACGGCTCCAGCTCGATGGCCTCAGTCTGCGGCTCATCGCTGGCGCTGATGGATGCCGGCGTACCGATCACCAAGCCGGTCGCCGGTGTGGCCATGGGCCTGATCACCGGCAAAGAGCCGGGACAGTTCAAGGTGCTGACCGACATCCAGGGTATCGAGGACGCACTGGGCGACATGGACTTCAAGGTGGCCGGCACCGCCGACGGTGTGACCGCGCTCCAGATGGACATCAAGACCACCGGCATCACCTATGAGATCATGCGCCAGGCCTTCCAGCAGGCGCGCGAGGGGCGGTTGCAGATTCTGGAGAAGATGAATGCGGTGATCAGCGCGCCGCGGCCCAAGCTAGCGCCAACGGCACCGCGTATCATCACGCTGCAGATCAATCCGGAGAAGATCGGCATTGTGATCGGCCCCGGCGGCAAGACGATCCGCTCGATCATCGAGGAATCGGGCGCGCAGATCGACATCCAGGACGACGGCACCGTCTTCATCACCACACCCGACGAGCGCGGCGCCGAGATCGCCCAACGGCGCATCGAGGACCTGACGCGCGAGATCAAAGAGGGCGAGATCTTCGTCGGCAAGGTGGTCAGCATCAAGCCCTTCGGCGCCTTTGTCAACCTGGTACCCGGTCGCGACGGCATGCTGCATGTTTCGGAGATCGCCGAGGGACGCGTTACCAACGTCGAAGATGTGCTCAAGGTCGGCGATGAGGTGCGCGTCAAGGTGATCGATATCGATCCAGGGACCGGCAAGGTGAGCCTGTCGCGTCGCGCGGTGCTGACCGGCGAGACGCCCGAAGAGCGCAAAGCGGCAGGCGCAGCGCCGCGCTCGCGTGAGCGTGGACCGGAGCGCGGCGGCGAACGCGGGGGCTTCCGGGGCGGTGACCGCGAGCGCGGCGGCAGCGACCGCGAGCGGCGAGGTCCGCTGGGGCCGCGCAACCCGCGCCGGGGCTAG
- a CDS encoding HsdM family class I SAM-dependent methyltransferase, whose product MSDELPVQSSPLTPQATVAQTDPAAAYLRQTPLAHRRRWGQYVTPAAVARWMVGWTLQGQPTNLLDPAAGTGALLDALLDDPRSTGVTEIVAQEADPAMAAVLRQHLAQRGAGHVTVRLGDFLSDPEARCYDAIVCNPPYVRHRHLRDRQQLYRAFAQRWNVQLSAFSNSYVLFMLAIAERLAPRGRAVILAPADYLNANFGAPIRAALLARNLIEAILVFDQSRLLFNDANIAASLLLLRADRAAGAPIRLVSVADEAALAPLEALPNARLVAPDELAAAGKWLALLPNSSSAAAGANGLVPLGRLATVRRGIATGANAFFVLTEAARARHGLAAPQVRLCIARAAHAPHLHFDREDLAQLLAANRPVWLFDPADATQPAVARYLEAGLRQGIAQRFLPARRTPWYSAERCPVAPLWITAFARTGFRCVLNLAGVAQLTAFHGIYPRDRRRATRLWLAAWLNSSHGAAAIRRECRILGSGLAKLEPRDVEAIDIPDPHRLAPEQRTALLRLYVARCRLERSDPPAARRIAVQIDALWSDWLGTHDSG is encoded by the coding sequence ATGAGCGACGAGCTGCCGGTCCAGTCCAGCCCGCTTACGCCGCAGGCAACCGTGGCGCAGACCGATCCCGCGGCTGCTTATTTGCGGCAGACGCCTCTGGCCCATCGGCGGCGCTGGGGCCAGTACGTCACGCCGGCGGCGGTCGCGCGCTGGATGGTCGGCTGGACGCTGCAGGGACAGCCTACCAATCTGCTCGATCCCGCCGCCGGCACGGGCGCGCTGCTGGACGCGTTACTGGACGATCCCCGCAGCACAGGTGTGACCGAGATCGTTGCCCAGGAGGCCGACCCAGCGATGGCTGCGGTGCTGCGGCAGCATCTGGCGCAACGCGGCGCCGGCCACGTCACAGTCCGGCTGGGCGACTTTCTCAGCGATCCCGAGGCGCGGTGTTACGATGCAATCGTCTGTAACCCACCCTATGTGCGCCATCGCCACCTGCGCGATCGGCAGCAGCTCTACCGCGCCTTTGCACAGCGTTGGAACGTGCAGCTGAGCGCCTTTTCCAACAGCTATGTGCTCTTTATGCTGGCGATCGCCGAGCGGCTCGCGCCGCGTGGACGGGCGGTGATCCTAGCCCCGGCGGACTATCTCAACGCCAATTTCGGCGCGCCAATCCGGGCAGCTCTGCTGGCCCGCAATCTGATCGAAGCGATCCTGGTCTTCGATCAGAGCCGGCTGCTCTTCAACGACGCCAACATCGCCGCCAGCCTGCTGCTACTGCGCGCCGATCGGGCTGCCGGCGCGCCGATTCGGCTGGTCTCTGTGGCGGATGAAGCTGCTCTGGCGCCGCTTGAAGCACTGCCGAACGCGCGGCTGGTAGCACCTGACGAACTGGCCGCCGCCGGCAAATGGCTGGCGCTGTTGCCCAACAGCTCATCCGCCGCGGCCGGCGCCAACGGTCTGGTGCCGCTGGGCAGGTTAGCAACGGTACGGCGCGGTATCGCCACAGGCGCCAACGCCTTTTTCGTGCTCACCGAAGCGGCACGGGCGCGCCACGGACTGGCAGCGCCGCAGGTACGCCTGTGCATCGCCCGCGCCGCGCACGCGCCCCACCTGCACTTCGACCGAGAGGACCTGGCACAGCTGCTCGCTGCCAACCGGCCTGTCTGGCTGTTCGATCCCGCCGATGCGACGCAACCTGCCGTGGCGCGTTACCTGGAAGCCGGGCTGCGCCAGGGCATTGCGCAGCGCTTTCTGCCGGCGCGGCGCACACCCTGGTACAGCGCCGAGCGTTGCCCGGTCGCGCCCTTATGGATCACCGCTTTTGCGCGCACCGGCTTTCGCTGCGTACTGAATCTGGCGGGCGTCGCGCAGCTCACCGCCTTTCACGGCATCTACCCGCGCGATCGGCGGCGCGCAACACGGCTGTGGCTGGCCGCCTGGCTCAACTCCAGCCATGGCGCGGCGGCGATCCGGCGCGAATGTCGCATCTTGGGAAGCGGTCTGGCCAAACTGGAACCCCGTGACGTCGAAGCGATCGACATACCCGATCCACACCGGTTGGCTCCCGAACAGCGCACCGCGCTCCTGCGGCTGTATGTGGCGCGTTGCCGCTTGGAGCGCAGCGATCCCCCTGCCGCACGGCGCATCGCCGTCCAGATCGACGCGCTGTGGAGCGACTGGCTGGGCACGCACGACAGCGGCTGA
- a CDS encoding anti-sigma factor family protein: MERLTHNHPEDTSELLSAYSDSRLDLVERRRAESYLQRCPACAQELQELRLLKQVLRELPTLQPRRSFTLDPARVAPPRRLLFPTLRWATLVATALLVVLLGVDALRPSVHQAAQPLSATSGAAPRDAQSENAPAIQMQPESAPLPTPAGPAAAVAPEVLSSPPAAPDAGTGSAPDAPSILAATPAAGAAEPEAQTRSFQSTEADQNSGQPADQVSSAAQRGLPWNGLRVAQIIIAALALALLIVTLLAWRRGW; this comes from the coding sequence ATGGAACGCTTGACGCACAATCACCCTGAAGATACCAGCGAGCTGCTGTCGGCCTACAGCGATAGCCGCCTTGATCTGGTGGAGCGCCGCCGCGCCGAGAGCTACCTCCAGCGCTGCCCGGCCTGCGCGCAGGAGCTGCAGGAGCTGCGCCTGCTGAAGCAGGTGCTGCGCGAGCTGCCCACGTTGCAGCCGCGCCGCTCGTTTACACTGGACCCAGCGCGGGTCGCGCCGCCACGGCGGCTGCTCTTTCCGACGTTGCGCTGGGCTACCCTGGTAGCTACCGCACTGCTGGTAGTGTTGCTGGGCGTAGATGCGCTGCGGCCCAGCGTCCACCAGGCCGCGCAACCGCTGAGCGCCACCAGCGGAGCAGCGCCGCGCGACGCACAGTCCGAAAACGCACCCGCGATCCAGATGCAGCCCGAAAGCGCGCCGCTGCCGACGCCGGCAGGACCCGCCGCCGCAGTCGCACCGGAGGTGCTCTCCTCGCCGCCTGCTGCGCCCGATGCGGGCACGGGCAGTGCCCCGGACGCACCGAGCATCCTGGCAGCCACGCCGGCAGCCGGCGCGGCCGAGCCTGAGGCACAAACCCGCAGCTTCCAATCCACGGAAGCAGACCAGAATAGCGGGCAGCCGGCAGATCAGGTGAGCAGCGCCGCGCAGCGTGGCCTCCCGTGGAACGGCCTGCGCGTGGCGCAGATCATCATCGCCGCGCTGGCGCTTGCCCTGCTGATCGTCACCCTGCTTGCCTGGCGGCGCGGCTGGTAG